Proteins co-encoded in one Deinococcus aerius genomic window:
- a CDS encoding NACHT domain-containing protein: MTLPAAPQALAPLPTRLSQPVGRVPNPPVHTRLQELPYRELSWQDFERLCLRLAQRDASVEGCRLYGEQGDAQAGIDLYARELDGETYVVYQCKRVEDFGPARIKAAVEKFLEEDGFVGRDRTSAFVLCTMESLRGKQRDDMFREQQGVLEAHHIQLLRWDADELNRLLKQMPEVVDDFFGRPWVEAFCGADAARALEDRLDAPNFFQLRQGLRSFYASVFEQHDSGVALTDATRVRAPSLRERFILPDILDAPPESLPVGQPTSPEEDPEADHEHETRRRRRREVRTARPSSDTRRRGLEGWLTEHDAQVILGGPGSGKSTLLRFLTLDLLDDAPELAQVASKWGQHLPVWVPFAFWTRVISFEGENTVSLHEVMRQWLRAFNAQDLAPLIDRALDDGRLLLVVDGLDEYVRSDYGELALDRLRVFVQQRGVPVLLASRPDGYKLFKAKLSGWADGHIADLSEAQQRRLAGTWFAHQLRNADEDPGDDVVARRAVAEVEAFFEELRDSPDLAHLAAVPLLLCLLVALRRAEVALPRSRFRVYEEVVKHLLEAHPRRRRRAAAMGDDDSHLSPAETRQAFERLAYEMHCAYPEGVIPIDAASEVVAAYLQDDEVGLGLGRREASTSAARLVAVGETNSGLLVGRSPHEAGFFHRSLQEFLAAGYLSRLDDQLEVVRARRFEAQWREVLLGTLHFTRPPQQVRQLMDVLRAPGGAVAQRQHLAQLLAEAAFGEFPVPPALAQEVARDTLAAIERETWAPQRERLLGHALDGLHSAKVRELVHERLRRWFPERLRYRSGAIEVMGTWPPEEDTIALLFRGLYEEEAPERAAAARALAALGSQQPELFERLERVVQQAHSVEAQGGALHALVLASPADSELSELLDHHAASPHPEHRLLAYLGLAKQGRLTDPYLDDALSFLNHTSGVPYELRDLVVDVLVQGWPGHPRVRDVCMPARPRAGVDNDSAWKVLLRGFSADPQVVDAVAGEIRGEQHPFLGTHDAWPLLLHHFRDVPAIVQAIDARLESGDLEDRDLFFASLIGRTAPAQAKLLAGLDSGFPHWSAQALLEGWGMDDPEVASRLLPLVHGPDDVAASIGFLIPGILRDAGASRRRLLALLRDPACARPDFVLNGLAKVGVGEDGQAILDAALTHLNQQQSLAHNGFHHALRLFSQEPRMLEYARQVLDRGAEGAGDVAYHLRHDASIRQVVRDRSMPLDPASRLVIASKLQQRWGDAQEVLNLLEAHHEEGDPETRVQCAISLALRARAEGRDLAPVIEQLTRHASTPGISFRTHAQAGIAGLLTLGALDAVTVKVHGRRLSEWIRPVLEAAFDVSGNFVAVVVQHWEDVERATGQDLLGVQEKHDGRLLRVLAAYADESPVARRKVLEVVEQHRAVGNSSAVLRFLGRVVPGSGLLLEACLDALEDADAHRDTTLAAAQLLGQHFRGNASVLDRLTTAFGDDPPRESVLMALTEGWPDSPVVHRAYDWYASSKAEASYRLTFRLMGLHATPENLIEALKGTFEHCTAVPTIASESMTPPLIRRLRNDPAFAVALAAWLTTDRDPSAVATVPRLLARAGRLSEELREWCAAEIERLCREDTIAPLGIDLLAGRVRPVLHSLLDAT, encoded by the coding sequence GTGACCCTGCCCGCCGCGCCCCAAGCCCTCGCACCCCTGCCCACCCGGCTCTCTCAGCCGGTCGGGCGGGTCCCCAATCCCCCCGTCCATACGCGCCTGCAGGAGCTGCCGTACCGCGAGTTGAGTTGGCAGGACTTTGAACGGCTCTGTCTACGCCTCGCCCAGCGGGACGCTTCGGTGGAGGGCTGCCGCCTGTACGGCGAGCAGGGCGACGCGCAGGCGGGCATTGACCTGTACGCCCGTGAGCTCGACGGCGAAACGTACGTGGTGTACCAGTGCAAACGCGTCGAGGACTTCGGCCCCGCAAGGATCAAGGCGGCCGTCGAGAAGTTCCTGGAGGAGGACGGGTTCGTGGGGCGCGACCGCACCTCCGCCTTCGTGCTGTGCACGATGGAAAGCCTGCGGGGGAAGCAGCGGGACGACATGTTCCGCGAACAGCAGGGGGTGCTGGAGGCCCACCACATCCAGCTCCTCCGCTGGGACGCGGACGAACTCAACCGCCTGCTCAAGCAGATGCCCGAAGTCGTGGATGACTTCTTCGGTCGCCCCTGGGTCGAAGCCTTTTGCGGCGCGGACGCGGCGCGGGCCCTGGAGGATCGTCTCGACGCGCCCAACTTCTTCCAGCTACGCCAGGGGCTCCGGTCGTTCTACGCGTCCGTGTTCGAGCAACATGACTCCGGCGTAGCCCTGACCGACGCTACCCGTGTCCGCGCGCCCTCGCTCCGCGAACGGTTCATCCTGCCGGACATTCTCGACGCGCCGCCGGAAAGTCTTCCGGTCGGACAGCCGACCAGCCCTGAAGAAGACCCCGAGGCCGACCACGAACACGAAACGCGGCGTCGACGCCGTCGGGAGGTCCGCACCGCTCGTCCCTCTTCCGACACCCGACGGCGGGGACTGGAGGGCTGGCTGACCGAGCACGACGCCCAGGTGATCCTCGGCGGTCCCGGCTCCGGGAAAAGCACGTTGCTGCGTTTTTTGACCCTCGATCTGCTCGATGACGCGCCGGAATTGGCACAGGTGGCGAGCAAGTGGGGTCAGCACCTCCCCGTATGGGTGCCTTTCGCCTTCTGGACACGCGTGATCTCGTTCGAAGGCGAGAACACCGTGTCCCTGCACGAGGTGATGCGGCAGTGGTTGCGCGCCTTCAATGCCCAGGACCTCGCGCCACTCATCGACCGGGCCCTGGACGACGGGCGCCTGCTCCTCGTCGTCGACGGCCTGGACGAGTACGTGCGTTCGGACTACGGCGAGCTCGCGCTCGACCGACTGCGCGTGTTCGTGCAGCAACGCGGGGTGCCGGTGCTGCTCGCCAGCCGCCCGGACGGGTACAAACTGTTCAAGGCCAAGCTGAGTGGCTGGGCGGACGGTCACATTGCCGACCTCTCGGAGGCACAGCAGCGCCGCCTGGCCGGGACCTGGTTCGCGCACCAACTGCGAAACGCGGACGAGGACCCGGGCGATGACGTGGTCGCGCGGCGCGCGGTGGCGGAAGTGGAGGCTTTTTTCGAGGAGTTGCGCGACTCGCCGGACCTCGCGCACCTGGCGGCCGTGCCGCTCCTGCTGTGCCTGCTGGTCGCGCTGCGCCGCGCGGAGGTCGCCTTGCCGCGCAGCCGCTTCCGGGTGTACGAGGAAGTCGTCAAGCACCTCCTGGAGGCGCACCCCCGGCGGCGGCGGCGAGCCGCGGCGATGGGCGACGACGACAGCCACCTCTCCCCGGCGGAAACGCGGCAGGCGTTCGAGCGCCTCGCGTATGAGATGCACTGTGCCTACCCCGAGGGCGTGATTCCCATCGACGCCGCCAGCGAGGTGGTCGCCGCGTACCTGCAAGACGATGAGGTGGGCTTGGGCCTCGGGCGGCGTGAGGCCAGCACGTCCGCCGCGCGCCTGGTCGCCGTCGGTGAGACCAACTCGGGGCTGCTGGTGGGGCGGTCCCCGCACGAGGCGGGCTTCTTCCACCGTTCGCTGCAGGAGTTTCTGGCCGCCGGGTACCTCTCACGGCTGGACGACCAGCTGGAGGTCGTCCGGGCGCGCCGCTTCGAAGCCCAGTGGCGTGAAGTCTTGCTGGGCACGCTGCACTTCACGCGACCGCCGCAGCAGGTGCGGCAACTGATGGACGTGCTGCGTGCCCCGGGCGGCGCCGTCGCGCAGCGGCAGCACCTGGCCCAGCTCCTGGCGGAGGCCGCATTCGGGGAATTCCCGGTTCCACCGGCGCTCGCGCAGGAGGTCGCGCGCGACACGCTCGCGGCCATCGAGCGCGAGACGTGGGCACCGCAGCGTGAACGGCTCCTGGGCCACGCGCTCGACGGTCTGCACTCCGCCAAGGTGCGCGAGCTGGTGCACGAGCGGCTTCGCCGTTGGTTCCCGGAGCGCCTGCGGTACCGCTCGGGCGCCATCGAGGTCATGGGGACCTGGCCCCCGGAGGAGGACACCATTGCCCTGCTCTTCCGGGGCCTATACGAAGAGGAGGCCCCGGAGCGTGCCGCCGCCGCCAGGGCCCTGGCCGCCCTGGGCAGTCAGCAGCCTGAACTCTTCGAGCGTCTCGAGCGGGTCGTGCAGCAGGCACACTCGGTCGAAGCCCAAGGAGGTGCCCTTCACGCGCTCGTGCTCGCGTCGCCCGCGGACTCGGAGCTTTCGGAACTGCTTGACCACCACGCCGCCTCGCCCCATCCCGAACACCGTCTCCTCGCCTATCTCGGCCTGGCCAAACAAGGTCGACTCACCGACCCGTACCTGGACGACGCGTTGTCCTTTTTGAACCACACGAGCGGCGTGCCCTACGAACTCCGTGATCTGGTGGTTGACGTTCTGGTGCAGGGGTGGCCGGGTCACCCGCGGGTCCGTGACGTCTGTATGCCCGCCAGGCCCCGGGCCGGGGTGGACAACGACTCGGCGTGGAAGGTGCTGCTGCGCGGCTTCTCTGCTGATCCTCAAGTGGTTGATGCCGTCGCCGGGGAGATTCGCGGCGAGCAACATCCGTTCCTGGGCACGCACGACGCGTGGCCACTGCTGCTCCACCACTTCCGCGATGTCCCCGCGATTGTGCAGGCCATCGACGCTCGCCTGGAAAGCGGCGATCTGGAAGATCGCGACTTGTTTTTCGCGTCCCTGATTGGCCGAACCGCCCCTGCCCAGGCGAAGTTGCTCGCCGGTCTCGACAGCGGGTTCCCGCATTGGTCGGCCCAGGCCTTGCTGGAGGGTTGGGGCATGGACGACCCGGAGGTGGCCTCCCGACTCCTGCCGCTGGTTCATGGTCCTGACGATGTGGCGGCCAGTATTGGCTTCCTCATTCCCGGCATCCTGCGCGACGCCGGCGCCTCACGTCGGCGGCTCCTGGCCCTGCTGCGCGACCCGGCGTGCGCCCGACCTGATTTCGTGTTGAACGGACTGGCCAAGGTGGGCGTGGGCGAAGACGGTCAGGCCATTCTGGATGCCGCCCTCACGCACTTGAATCAGCAGCAGAGCCTCGCCCACAACGGTTTCCATCACGCGTTACGGCTCTTCTCCCAAGAACCGCGCATGCTGGAGTACGCCCGGCAAGTTCTGGACAGAGGTGCGGAGGGGGCAGGTGACGTCGCCTATCACCTGCGGCACGACGCTTCCATTCGGCAGGTCGTGCGGGACAGGTCCATGCCACTTGATCCCGCCTCACGGCTGGTGATCGCCTCCAAGCTCCAGCAACGCTGGGGGGACGCACAAGAGGTGCTGAACCTGCTGGAGGCGCACCACGAAGAAGGCGATCCAGAAACGCGCGTGCAGTGCGCCATCAGCCTGGCGCTTCGCGCCCGGGCGGAAGGGCGCGACCTGGCGCCCGTCATCGAGCAACTCACCAGGCATGCGAGCACCCCGGGCATCTCGTTTCGAACTCACGCGCAGGCGGGCATTGCCGGGTTGCTTACCCTTGGCGCACTCGACGCGGTGACCGTCAAGGTTCATGGGCGAAGACTCTCGGAGTGGATCCGTCCGGTGTTAGAAGCGGCGTTTGATGTCTCCGGAAATTTCGTGGCCGTGGTCGTGCAGCATTGGGAGGACGTCGAAAGGGCAACCGGACAAGACCTCCTTGGAGTTCAGGAAAAACACGACGGCCGTCTCCTGCGAGTGCTCGCGGCATACGCGGACGAGTCTCCCGTGGCCAGGCGGAAGGTGCTGGAGGTCGTCGAACAACACCGTGCGGTGGGAAACTCCTCAGCAGTATTGCGGTTCCTCGGGCGTGTGGTGCCGGGCAGCGGACTCCTCTTGGAGGCCTGTCTGGATGCTCTTGAGGACGCAGATGCCCACCGCGACACCACGCTTGCCGCGGCCCAGCTGCTGGGCCAGCACTTCAGAGGCAACGCCTCTGTGTTGGACCGGCTCACCACGGCGTTCGGCGATGACCCCCCTCGGGAAAGCGTCCTGATGGCCCTGACGGAGGGTTGGCCGGACAGCCCTGTCGTTCACCGCGCCTACGACTGGTACGCGTCCAGCAAGGCGGAAGCGTCCTACCGGCTCACTTTCCGTTTGATGGGCCTGCACGCCACACCCGAGAACTTGATCGAGGCGCTCAAAGGCACGTTCGAGCACTGCACGGCCGTTCCCACGATCGCCTCTGAAAGTATGACACCGCCGCTGATCCGGCGCTTGCGAAACGACCCAGCGTTCGCCGTGGCTTTGGCCGCCTGGTTGACGACGGACCGTGATCCGTCGGCCGTCGCCACGGTACCGCGACTCTTGGCCCGTGCTGGCAGGTTATCGGAGGAGCTGCGGGAGTGGTGCGCCGCAGAGATCGAACGTCTTTGCAGAGAGGACACCATCGCGCCGTTGGGCATCGACCTGCTTGCCGGGCGCGTGCGACCCGTCCTGCACAGCCTCCTGGACGCGACTTGA
- a CDS encoding C39 family peptidase has translation MRPLPLFSLALCALVGSASALPASVTLKNIRHEYQGPDNCAPVTALTVLGYYGTRVSQAGAANAMKDYPGDPQVTSLELAAYLGRSGLRSVIRYAGDAEVLRELVSRGFPVVVQQRLRTGSNVAHFRTVYGYSRGRFLVSDPIRGPSLSLTTAEMQDLWRYYNGEYLVAYPPGKEAQVRAALGEDFGVAANWRHARLHGEQDVRARPNDPYAWWGLAKANLRLGKVAAASGNFDRAVALGVPTLYLLYRQEALEAWTRAGEHRKTLNLARRALRAYPRSKELLHFEQLASRALGA, from the coding sequence ATGCGACCGCTTCCTCTGTTTTCGCTGGCTCTGTGCGCGCTCGTCGGGTCGGCGTCCGCCCTGCCCGCGAGCGTCACCCTGAAGAACATCCGCCATGAGTACCAGGGCCCGGACAACTGTGCCCCGGTGACGGCGCTGACGGTCCTGGGGTACTACGGCACCCGGGTCAGCCAGGCGGGGGCCGCGAATGCCATGAAGGACTACCCCGGCGACCCGCAGGTCACCAGCCTGGAACTCGCCGCCTACCTGGGCCGCTCCGGGCTGCGCAGCGTGATCCGCTACGCGGGGGACGCCGAGGTGCTGCGCGAACTGGTCTCCCGCGGCTTTCCGGTGGTGGTGCAGCAGCGCCTGCGCACGGGCAGCAACGTGGCGCACTTCCGCACCGTGTACGGGTACAGCCGGGGACGCTTCCTGGTGAGCGACCCCATCCGGGGCCCCTCGCTGAGCCTCACCACGGCAGAGATGCAGGACCTGTGGCGGTACTACAACGGCGAGTACCTGGTCGCGTATCCGCCCGGAAAGGAGGCGCAGGTGCGGGCGGCCCTGGGCGAGGACTTCGGCGTGGCGGCCAACTGGCGGCACGCCAGACTCCACGGGGAGCAGGATGTCAGGGCGCGCCCGAACGATCCCTATGCCTGGTGGGGGCTGGCCAAGGCGAACCTCCGGCTGGGGAAGGTCGCGGCGGCCTCCGGGAACTTCGACCGGGCGGTGGCGCTCGGCGTGCCGACCCTGTACCTCCTGTACCGGCAGGAGGCCCTCGAGGCGTGGACCCGGGCGGGTGAGCACCGCAAGACGCTGAACCTGGCCCGGCGGGCCCTGAGGGCCTACCCGAGAAGCAAGGAACTGCTGCATTTCGAGCAACTCGCCAGCCGCGCGCTCGGGGCGTAG
- a CDS encoding acyltransferase, which yields MDPLTTPATGEPGDPPQVPGQASPGETSTGATTAPDTRPARMVELDVYRGVTILAVVLHHLTGLAIRHAAAGSLLGGGLMVLNRGTHFVVPAFLFLTALVLTRSALRRFHLGAYVRSRVQKVLVPYLFWTAAYVGFRVFTAQDPPAVLGDPDRWRVWLQYGKGYFHLYFLLIALQFSLILPLLLPLFRRRPRFRWVLVGAVALQLLVYLLNRSGVLHFRFPATMVLWYLPVLGLGMAFGSSDVPFGRFWHRWRLWIVAATLLTFAWYVPLSVALLQRVPVSSAAYSLANWSYTTAASLALLGLAQVLTRAPARLVRVLTSLGTVSLQVYLLHPAVLLFLERRGFPGDPARFVLVLAAYGAVALAVPLAVARLLAGTRVARWVFGR from the coding sequence GTGGACCCCTTGACCACCCCCGCGACCGGCGAGCCTGGCGATCCGCCGCAGGTGCCCGGGCAGGCAAGCCCGGGCGAGACGTCGACCGGGGCGACGACCGCGCCGGACACGCGCCCCGCCCGGATGGTCGAACTCGACGTGTACCGCGGCGTGACCATCCTCGCGGTGGTGCTGCACCACCTGACGGGTCTGGCGATCCGTCACGCGGCGGCGGGCTCGCTGCTCGGCGGGGGCCTGATGGTCCTCAACCGCGGCACGCACTTCGTGGTGCCGGCGTTCCTGTTCCTCACGGCCCTGGTCCTCACCCGGTCCGCCCTGCGCCGCTTCCACCTCGGCGCCTATGTCCGGTCGCGCGTCCAGAAGGTGCTGGTGCCGTACCTCTTCTGGACCGCTGCCTACGTCGGCTTCCGGGTGTTCACGGCCCAGGACCCGCCGGCGGTCCTCGGGGACCCGGACCGCTGGCGGGTCTGGCTCCAGTACGGGAAAGGGTACTTTCACCTGTACTTCCTCCTGATCGCCCTGCAGTTCTCCCTGATCCTGCCCCTCCTGCTGCCCCTCTTCCGCCGGAGGCCGCGCTTCCGGTGGGTGCTGGTCGGTGCCGTCGCGCTGCAACTGCTCGTGTACCTGCTCAACCGTTCGGGCGTGCTCCACTTCCGCTTCCCGGCCACGATGGTCCTGTGGTACCTGCCGGTGCTCGGGCTGGGCATGGCCTTCGGGTCGAGTGACGTCCCCTTCGGGCGCTTCTGGCACCGCTGGCGCCTCTGGATCGTCGCGGCCACGCTCCTCACCTTCGCCTGGTACGTGCCCCTGTCCGTGGCCCTGCTCCAGAGGGTCCCGGTGAGTTCCGCGGCGTACAGCCTCGCCAACTGGTCCTACACGACGGCCGCCTCGCTGGCCCTCCTGGGGCTCGCCCAGGTCCTCACCCGGGCCCCGGCCCGGCTGGTGAGGGTGCTCACCTCCCTGGGCACGGTGAGCCTGCAGGTGTACCTGCTGCACCCGGCCGTCCTGCTGTTCCTGGAACGCCGGGGGTTTCCGGGAGACCCGGCCCGGTTCGTGCTCGTGCTCGCGGCGTACGGGGCCGTGGCCCTGGCCGTGCCGCTCGCCGTGGCCCGCCTCCTGGCCGGGACGCGGGTGGCGCGGTGGGTCTTTGGCCGTTGA
- a CDS encoding diacylglycerol/lipid kinase family protein — protein MTAGDGVTLIVNVRSRRGREAFTGVVARLGDAGVAVTPWAVESPEEAEAVLRAEVARGAPLVIVGGGDGTLSHAAGILTRTGTALGVLPLGSGNTFARSVGVPLDLAGAVQVIAAGHRAEVDVGLVNGRVFLNSVALGLSAGIARTLTPDLKRRLGLLAWPVVGAKVLWRHRPLLLDVTGETEHLRLRTHQLLVANGRYVAGPLRAAPGASVADRRLDVLAFGDGRLVSLLRVGLGWAAGGRAQQFTARQVTVRSRGGPTWVSVDGEVRRAGKLTLAVRPRALTVLVPGDFDARRV, from the coding sequence ATGACGGCGGGGGACGGGGTGACGCTGATCGTGAATGTCCGCTCGCGGCGCGGACGCGAGGCGTTCACGGGGGTGGTGGCGCGGCTGGGGGACGCGGGAGTGGCCGTGACCCCCTGGGCCGTCGAGAGCCCGGAGGAGGCCGAGGCGGTGCTGCGCGCCGAGGTCGCCCGGGGGGCGCCGCTGGTGATCGTCGGCGGGGGCGACGGCACCCTCTCGCACGCCGCCGGAATCCTGACCCGGACGGGGACGGCCCTGGGCGTCCTCCCGCTGGGGAGCGGCAACACCTTCGCGCGCAGCGTCGGCGTGCCGCTCGACCTGGCGGGGGCGGTGCAGGTCATCGCCGCCGGGCACCGCGCCGAGGTGGACGTGGGCCTGGTGAACGGTCGGGTCTTTCTCAACAGCGTGGCCCTGGGCCTGTCGGCGGGAATCGCCCGCACCCTGACGCCCGACCTCAAGCGCCGCCTGGGGCTCCTCGCCTGGCCGGTGGTGGGCGCGAAGGTGTTGTGGCGTCACCGGCCGCTCCTCCTCGACGTGACGGGCGAGACAGAGCACCTGCGGCTGAGGACCCACCAACTGCTGGTGGCGAACGGGCGGTACGTCGCGGGGCCGCTGCGGGCCGCGCCGGGGGCGTCGGTGGCCGACCGGCGGCTCGACGTGCTGGCCTTCGGGGACGGGCGGCTCGTGAGCCTGCTGCGGGTGGGCCTGGGCTGGGCGGCGGGCGGACGGGCGCAGCAGTTCACGGCGCGGCAGGTGACGGTCAGGAGTCGCGGGGGACCCACCTGGGTCAGCGTGGACGGCGAGGTGCGGCGGGCGGGCAAGTTGACCCTGGCGGTCAGGCCACGCGCCCTGACCGTGCTCGTTCCGGGCGACTTCGACGCGCGCCGGGTCTGA
- a CDS encoding PIG-L deacetylase family protein yields the protein MAHLKLLVVVPHPDDETFGSGGTLLSFLARDEACGVVTLTLGEAGKTLGLCGTRQELAELRRAELGACLHALGLLTHPGSVHEQHHYPDGEVTAHLPEVTDVVRGALGRHQPEIVLTFPPDGLNGHADHVATHQAVKTVWDERPAGTRPTLWYYALNREWLDPPSPLYLPPNRVHDVSAFLTQKLRAMGCHRSQGLTLANTLRRFPERVTHEPFHEVTSP from the coding sequence ATGGCCCACCTGAAGTTGCTGGTGGTCGTGCCCCACCCGGACGACGAGACCTTCGGCTCCGGCGGCACCCTCCTGTCGTTCCTGGCCCGGGACGAAGCGTGCGGCGTGGTCACCCTTACGCTGGGCGAGGCGGGAAAAACCCTGGGCTTGTGCGGGACCCGGCAGGAACTCGCGGAACTCAGGCGCGCGGAGCTGGGGGCCTGTCTGCATGCCCTGGGACTGCTGACGCATCCGGGCAGCGTCCACGAGCAGCACCACTACCCGGATGGAGAGGTAACGGCCCACCTGCCTGAAGTGACGGACGTGGTGCGTGGCGCCCTCGGCCGACATCAGCCGGAGATCGTCCTGACCTTTCCACCCGATGGCCTCAACGGTCACGCGGACCATGTGGCGACGCATCAGGCGGTGAAGACCGTCTGGGACGAGCGGCCAGCCGGAACCCGGCCCACGCTCTGGTACTACGCCCTGAACCGGGAGTGGTTGGACCCCCCTTCTCCCCTGTACCTGCCGCCGAACCGCGTTCACGATGTGTCGGCGTTCCTCACCCAGAAACTGCGGGCCATGGGCTGCCACCGCTCGCAGGGGCTCACCCTGGCGAACACCCTGCGCCGCTTTCCCGAGCGGGTGACGCACGAGCCCTTCCATGAGGTCACCTCTCCCTAG
- a CDS encoding TlpA family protein disulfide reductase: MRSRTAICLTVLTLLGAALAGGGGPVAGIGQPAPNFVLHTVDGETVRLSDLRGKVVIVLFGDVHCTVCRANDRLLRLYQYQYVDRDLAVLSLHAHVTPDELARYDAQFLFGVLTGRDPGDVATHAYRATLPTTVFIDRRGRIRRVVHGRLDEGELVRDLQALL, encoded by the coding sequence ATGAGAAGCCGTACCGCCATCTGCCTCACCGTCCTGACCCTCCTCGGCGCCGCCCTCGCGGGTGGCGGCGGGCCGGTGGCCGGCATCGGCCAGCCAGCCCCCAACTTCGTCCTGCACACGGTGGACGGGGAGACCGTCCGCCTCTCCGACCTGCGGGGCAAGGTGGTCATCGTGCTGTTCGGGGACGTCCACTGCACGGTCTGCCGGGCAAACGACCGGTTGTTGCGCCTGTACCAGTACCAGTACGTGGACCGTGACCTGGCGGTGCTGAGCCTGCACGCCCACGTGACTCCCGACGAACTGGCCCGGTACGACGCGCAGTTCCTCTTCGGCGTGCTCACGGGGCGTGACCCCGGCGACGTCGCCACGCACGCGTACCGGGCCACGCTGCCCACCACGGTCTTCATCGACCGGCGCGGCCGCATCCGGCGGGTCGTGCACGGCCGCCTCGACGAGGGCGAGCTGGTGCGCGACCTCCAGGCCTTGCTGTAG
- a CDS encoding alpha/beta hydrolase family protein encodes MPHPLRLALLLAGLSAAPAAQARLTQTENAPLSIERMRARAYPGSALTTRQTLRPGAGYERRVVSYLSDGLRLGALLTVPNGTPPKGGWPAIVFNHGYIPPRQYRTTERYVAYVDAFARAGFVVLKPDYRGHGSSQGEPAAAAYWSPEYTVDVLNAFSSLQKLEGVNPKRIGMWGHSMGGHITLRAMTINPQIKAGNIWAGVVGPYDVIFRDLPRWGSGSGANDPRARLLTSYGTPQRNPALYRAISPNAFLADLKGRPLQLHHGTGDTHVPLSLSQALAAGLKAAGQPYTFFTYPGDDHNLSRNLQVALRRSVEFFKKSL; translated from the coding sequence ATGCCCCACCCCTTGCGCCTCGCCCTGCTGCTCGCCGGCCTGAGTGCGGCCCCGGCCGCCCAGGCCCGGCTCACCCAGACGGAGAACGCTCCCCTTTCCATCGAGCGGATGCGGGCGCGCGCCTACCCCGGCAGCGCCCTCACCACCCGCCAGACGCTCCGCCCGGGCGCGGGGTATGAACGGCGCGTGGTGTCCTACCTCTCGGACGGGCTGCGCTTGGGCGCCCTGCTCACTGTTCCGAACGGCACGCCGCCCAAGGGGGGGTGGCCCGCCATCGTGTTCAACCACGGGTACATCCCTCCCCGGCAGTACCGGACCACCGAGCGGTACGTCGCCTACGTCGACGCCTTTGCCCGCGCCGGGTTCGTCGTCCTGAAGCCCGACTACCGGGGCCACGGCAGCTCCCAGGGTGAGCCCGCGGCGGCGGCCTACTGGTCGCCGGAGTACACCGTCGACGTGCTCAACGCCTTTTCCTCCCTCCAGAAGTTGGAGGGCGTGAACCCAAAGCGGATCGGCATGTGGGGGCACTCGATGGGCGGGCACATCACCCTGCGCGCCATGACCATCAACCCCCAGATCAAGGCGGGCAACATCTGGGCGGGCGTCGTCGGGCCGTACGACGTGATCTTCCGGGACCTGCCCCGCTGGGGAAGCGGTTCGGGGGCCAATGATCCCCGGGCCCGCCTGCTCACGAGCTACGGGACACCCCAGCGCAACCCGGCCCTCTACCGGGCGATCTCCCCGAACGCCTTTCTCGCCGACCTCAAGGGCCGGCCCCTCCAGCTTCACCACGGCACCGGGGACACCCACGTCCCCCTCAGCCTCTCCCAGGCGCTGGCGGCGGGCCTGAAGGCCGCGGGGCAGCCGTACACGTTCTTCACCTATCCCGGGGACGATCACAACCTCAGCCGGAACTTGCAGGTGGCCCTCAGGCGGTCGGTGGAGTTCTTCAAGAAGAGCCTGTAG
- a CDS encoding MFS transporter, which produces MLPALRAEQGTVERSKLADMRDDTQRLWRDPPVRFALLMELVAAIAGALILTVTITRVEGGLNLGEAQYGWVMAAYGLGATLASLAVGAVGRRVPLPRFITLGALVTSLAMLPGDLLPLGGLVLFWLLAGVGQNWVNLPTETLLAERTEAAAQGRVYGAHFAWSHLWWAFAYPVAGFLGTHLAGRAFLLGGLLALLVLVSVWLLHRGQRGGARLGQAEV; this is translated from the coding sequence ATGCTGCCCGCTCTGCGCGCGGAGCAGGGGACGGTGGAACGCAGCAAGCTTGCGGACATGCGAGACGACACACAACGTCTCTGGCGCGACCCGCCCGTGCGCTTCGCCCTGCTGATGGAACTGGTGGCCGCCATCGCCGGGGCCCTGATCCTGACGGTGACCATCACTCGTGTCGAAGGCGGCCTGAACCTGGGCGAGGCGCAGTACGGCTGGGTGATGGCGGCCTACGGGCTGGGCGCGACGCTCGCCTCCCTGGCAGTAGGGGCGGTGGGGCGACGCGTCCCCCTGCCCCGCTTCATCACCCTGGGAGCCCTGGTGACCTCCCTCGCCATGCTGCCCGGCGACTTGCTGCCCCTTGGCGGCCTGGTGCTCTTCTGGCTGCTGGCGGGGGTGGGGCAGAACTGGGTGAACCTGCCCACCGAGACCCTGCTGGCCGAGCGGACCGAGGCCGCGGCGCAGGGCCGGGTGTACGGAGCGCACTTCGCGTGGAGCCACCTGTGGTGGGCCTTCGCCTATCCGGTGGCGGGCTTCCTGGGCACCCACTTGGCCGGCCGGGCCTTCCTGCTGGGCGGACTGCTCGCGCTGCTGGTGCTGGTGAGCGTCTGGCTCCTGCACCGGGGACAGCGGGGAGGAGCCCGGCTGGGCCAAGCCGAGGTCTAG